One genomic region from Gemmatimonadota bacterium encodes:
- a CDS encoding Rossmann-like and DUF2520 domain-containing protein yields MSGPPAAVVFVGTGRAALALGHVLARGDCALPLHYVGRRPHAPDHPLFREGHARYSDTLRAVPADPAGVLLLAVADDALAEAVGGVRREGPCGPGWSVLHLSGVHDASILEPLRPRGCALGTLHPLQALSRPETALEMLPRSSFTVSGDADAQAAARALVACLGGQALTIPDEGRGLYHAAASLVAGGVPVLMEAATRWMSQAGGEPEASRAALQGLLEGVVANLRVEGLGAASGPLIRGDVGTVARHLQRLDGDDRDFYAQVSRALLRAFGPTLPPDTRAAFHALLHEDP; encoded by the coding sequence GTGAGCGGCCCTCCCGCCGCCGTCGTGTTCGTGGGCACCGGACGGGCCGCCCTGGCGCTGGGGCACGTGCTGGCCCGGGGCGACTGCGCGCTTCCCCTCCACTACGTCGGCCGCCGCCCGCACGCGCCCGACCATCCGCTCTTCCGTGAAGGCCACGCGCGCTATTCGGATACGCTGCGTGCGGTGCCGGCGGATCCCGCGGGCGTGCTGCTGCTTGCCGTCGCCGACGACGCGCTCGCCGAAGCCGTGGGCGGGGTGCGTCGCGAGGGCCCCTGTGGACCGGGGTGGTCCGTCCTCCACCTGTCCGGCGTGCACGACGCCTCCATCCTGGAGCCGCTGCGTCCGCGGGGGTGCGCGCTCGGCACCCTCCACCCCCTGCAGGCGCTCTCCCGGCCCGAGACCGCGCTGGAGATGCTGCCTCGCTCCTCCTTCACGGTCTCTGGTGACGCGGACGCGCAGGCGGCGGCGCGAGCGCTGGTGGCGTGTCTGGGTGGACAGGCGCTCACGATACCGGACGAGGGACGGGGGCTGTATCATGCGGCCGCGTCGCTGGTGGCCGGGGGGGTGCCGGTGCTGATGGAGGCCGCTACGCGCTGGATGAGCCAGGCCGGAGGTGAGCCCGAGGCCTCGCGGGCAGCGTTGCAGGGGCTGCTGGAAGGCGTGGTGGCGAACCTGCGGGTGGAGGGCCTGGGGGCCGCCAGCGGGCCGCTGATCCGGGGCGACGTCGGGACGGTGGCGCGACATCTGCAGAGGCTCGACGGCGACGACCGCGACTTCTACGCCCAGGTTTCGCGCGCCCTGCTGCGGGCCTTCGGTCCCACCCTGCCGCCCGATACGCGGGCGGCGTTCCACGCCCTGCTGCACGAGGACCCATGA
- a CDS encoding pyridoxine 5'-phosphate synthase: MRLYVNVDHVATVRQARRTDEPDPVRAAILAELAGADGITIHLREDRRHIQDRDVRVLMQMARTVVNLEMAASGPIVDLALELRPFQVTLVPERREEVTTEGGLDLAGAGARERVGAAVRTLTEAGIHSSLFIDPTSEALEASRALGVPAVELHTGEYANARGAARERELDRLARAAAEGSRLGLAVHAGHGLTYENVTPVAAIREIEELNIGHSIVSRAVLVGMERAVREMRALLREARTP, encoded by the coding sequence ATGAGGCTCTACGTCAACGTCGACCACGTCGCGACGGTCCGGCAGGCCCGTCGCACGGACGAGCCCGACCCGGTACGGGCGGCCATCCTCGCCGAGCTGGCCGGGGCGGACGGCATCACCATCCACCTGCGGGAGGATCGGCGCCACATCCAGGACCGCGACGTCCGGGTGCTCATGCAGATGGCGCGCACCGTGGTGAACCTGGAGATGGCGGCGTCGGGCCCCATCGTGGATCTGGCGCTGGAGCTCAGGCCCTTCCAGGTGACGCTGGTGCCCGAGCGCCGGGAGGAGGTCACGACCGAGGGGGGCCTGGACCTCGCGGGGGCGGGCGCCCGCGAGCGCGTCGGCGCGGCCGTGCGGACGCTCACGGAGGCGGGCATCCATAGCTCGCTGTTCATCGATCCCACGTCGGAGGCGCTGGAGGCGTCCCGCGCCCTCGGGGTGCCCGCCGTGGAGCTGCACACGGGTGAGTATGCCAATGCGCGGGGCGCGGCGCGCGAGCGGGAGCTGGATCGCCTGGCACGGGCGGCCGCGGAGGGCAGCCGACTGGGGCTGGCCGTGCACGCCGGCCATGGCCTCACCTACGAGAACGTCACACCGGTGGCGGCCATCCGGGAGATCGAGGAGCTGAACATCGGTCATAGCATCGTCTCCCGGGCGGTGCTGGTGGGCATGGAACGGGCCGTGCGCGAGATGCGCGCGCTGCTGCGGGAGGCACGGACGCCGTGA